caaataattttttacactaCCTGCAAACCCAATGCAAAATTAATTAGCAGGTTAAGATTGGAAAGTCtggcccatttaattaaattggtcgaactataattgatttatatagtcttatacctgagtaattctaaaagttcttcttgtgtttcttttgagttcctccaagaatgatgtgactattaaaattatcatttgatcaaaattcaataatgatcaatcacaagcgcaatagtaattttaatagtcacgtCATTCTTAGAGGGATACAAAAAGAACTTGTAGCATTAGTACTCCTCATATCTATATATCGATATAATTCGAATCTGACACGCTAACATGAATTGTCACCCCTAATTGTTGGAGCTTATGCACGCTAAGGACTTTCTAAAAGGAATGCCATAGATATTTTCCTATCAGAGAGATATTTGGTATGTCTTTCTTAGAATAAATTTGGGAAGGTCAGTGCACATGACAAAGAAATTTCTTGTCTAatatcttttgtttttagtaGGTTAGGTTACTTGTAGGAATTAAAGAATGGGCATTATTTGTCCCATAAGTAAGTTTATATATGGTAACGTATTAGAGATGACCGACCTAGATTTACTAGTATAAGAAACAAATTGCAAGAGTTTCccacaagattttttttttgacattttcatttACTCTATTGAAAATGCTTATGAACGCTCGGTTTGTCGTTTGAACCCTTCTCTTATCTTCATTGACGTGTGGCATGTAGCATCCGGGAGAAGAGAAGCccataagagcattcacaataggCTTTTTATATTTAGCTTTTATCTAAAAATCTactaaaactcatgaaaactCCAATTTAATAAGCTCAATCGCTTTTatactttatatttaactattgTCATAGATGCTTCATACATCTCAAgagtcaaaaaattaaaagttatataattttttaagctttttttttactatcctctctctttattggtttaaaatttataaattaataatatttaaccaaagtagataaatgtataaaaaatttattgtttgactcatttaaaaTTGACTTTTGTTTGAGAAGTCTATTGTGAATATATGCTCTAACACCATCTACACGGAAGAGATAAAACAGGCTAAAGAGTGGGTCAATCACGGATTCACGTAAGGTGCTTGTTCAAAGGATGATCAAAATCATGTTCCTTCACCTTGCACCGCAAGTCTCCACGTAGAATTTCCCACGACGACGGTCAAATTGTACCCGCGTACCGTCAATGGAATAATACAATATTTTAATTACCACTTTACCAGCTAATTGCTactaaaaaacaattattataatttttttttaaaaaaaaagagaaccctttaatgtgatataatacggaaatttaaaattttataataaaatttcgACATTTTAAtgcttattttaaaattaaataatccgttataatataaatgaaatgattaactcatattaacttaagtttttagaataaatcaGTGACAGCTAGAGTCAGACAATTGATATTGGAAGTattgctaaaatttttttaatggtaccAGTGATAACTTGCATAAATAGGAGAAAATttgtttgttcttcttttgGGGTTGCCGTGTGAAACTTAGgtaaaaaatagcaaaaaaaaattaaaaattaaaaagctcaCAACACCCCCAAAGCATCaagtagtttcgtcattggaataagtagtgatttaatataataaaaattttgaattacagtacatgtgaagaaaaaaagtattaaaatataaattaaattatttttatcaagttaaatttttaatatgcCAAAATTGGTTGAATCAATAATTGGAATTCGAATTTCGATTCGTGAATAGGGGGCCGAATATTTGGAGGAGGATTAGAATAAGTCACAGGTGTGAACCAGAAGCGGATGGGCCCGGAGCTTTTCCGTTTCGGTCTTTGCATGCATGCCACGTGGATAAAGATGGTAGGCGGCTACACGTGGGACATGACATAACCGCGTGGAGGGAATGTGATTATAGAAAATGAACGGCCCACAGACAGGCCTTCACAAAGATCATCTTGTCCTCCTTTTGATATCAAAAATCCATGCAAACAAAGCCGAGACAGTGAAATCGTTATCGCCTCCACGTACACCTTCAATCTCGAAGCCTAGCTTTCTTGTCACCTTCGGAGTCACACGCTCCGCACAGAAAGCTTTTCAAAAGGacacatatttttatataattatatgtgaAATTGAAAATACTTGTGccgttttttaaattaatttttttaaaaaaattaaatataataaaatgaaagcttGCAGTACAAGTATGCTATAACCGGTCGCAGGGAATAAAGCCCCACTACCTGCAAGGCTTTTCTCGTAAGCGTGACGACACGTAAACGCAATGGGAACAAATGGGGATgtacaccaaaaaagaaaagataggagagagagagagagagagagagagagagagagtttccgCGTAGAGAGATGAGACTGAGAAGAGActattaagaagaagaaaagaaacaaagaaggggaaaagaaaaaggctcGTTTGGTTTCGATATCTTAAATCTGAACGAGTACTATAATAAACGCTTTCTTTGACACCTAAGCAAACGAGAAAATCTGCTTCTTGCTTTCTTGACGATTCACACCTGCTATTCACACCACCCTCTCATAAATCTCCCTCTCGCTTTCTCTttccatctttctctctcttcgaTCCATTTCCgccagaaaaattaaaatattgcaCTAGCTAGCTTTTTATTTTCTGGGTTCTTTGGGTTCTTATGGAGggtcatcatcaccatcatcaccATCAGCAGCAGCCGCAGCATATCAGTGTTAACGTTGATACGAGCGACAGATTTCCTCAATGGAGTCTTCAAGAAACAAAGGAGTTCTTGATGATCCGAGCAGACCTAGATCGAAATTTCATGGAAACAAAGAGGAACAAGCTTCTCTGGGAAATCGTTGCCTCAAAGATGAAAGAAAAGGGTTTCAATCGCAGCGCTGAGCAGTGCAAGTGCAAGTGGAAAAACCTCGTTACCCGTTATAAGGTACTTAAttaatttcaagattttttttttttttttttttcatagaaaaaaaaaatttgggaaattACTTACTTggtgatttttatatattataggGGTGTGAGACAATGGAACCGGAAGCCATGCGGCAACAATTCCCATTTTACAATGAACTCCAAGGGATTTTCAGTGCACGGATGCAAAGAATGCTGTGGGCGGAAGCCGAGGGAGGAGCGAGCGGGTCTAAAAAGAAAGCGGGACAGCTGTCATCGGATGACGAGGACGACAACGAAGAAAGCGAGGGAGAGAAGGGCGGCgcaaagaagaagacaaaaaaggGGAAGAGCAATAATATTGGAAGCAGCAGTGGTAGTGGGAATAATATGAACAGTTTGAAGGAGATATTGGATGACTTCCTGAAGCAACAGATGAAAATGGAGATGCAGTGGAGGGATGCTTTGGAGGTGAGGGAAAATGAGAGGAGGTTGAAGGAGATGGAGTGGAGGCAAACGATGGAAGCGCTGGAAAACGAGAGAATACTGATGGAGCAGAGGTGGAGAGAGAGGGAAGAGCAAAGGAGGATGAGAGAGGAGGCTAGGGCTGAGAAGAGGGATGCTCTTGTCACAGCTCTTCTAAACAAGCTCAGACGAGAGGGTATGTAgtttttcttcgtttttttttttttttttaagaaaagaggAAGTTCTTGGAACTCTATCTCATGTTGGAGATGTTTTTGTTCTTCGATCTGgctcatatattatatatgatctATCTCTTTTTCCCCACTCAGAGGCTTcatcttttcatttcatttaagtTTTTATGCTCTTTTAAGATTAAGAATGGTCTGAAATATCATTCgaacaaacaaaacccaaagCACAATTTACACGTAcctaattataagtaaaaatcacaaaaacattattaatatatatgtttgagaCAACGTCAATGAAAATAACCAATATTCCATCATATTCGGTGCGCTGTTTCCACGTTAGTGGTACGTTCTTGCTAATAATGGTTCTAATCAAATTCACGAAAGTGTCGTAACTTCCACTTAGGTTCAGATTTCCtgtttatacatatatatatacaaagatcTCAGATCTTACCCTGTTTAATGGCGCTACTACTCTTTGTCTActgtttcatatattttagccattaaacctataaatctttataattatatatatcactgaagaaatttaagaaaatgtcctttttttttctggtcTAGCTAGCAAAGTTGACGTGTAAAATATCTGAACTTTCAATAAATTCCATACTGATCAGAAATGAACATCGAAGAAGGagctatatgtatatatatatagtaatctCACATtgataagaagaaaatgaagaattgTAGTCTAAactctttgtatatatattgttgcTTATGTATATATGTCTTCCATCCAAGTTGGTTGTATTAGGGCTCTAGCTAGCTATTAGGGTTTGAGTGTTTCTTACCATTATTGTACTTCAGTTTTTGCTGGTGAAATTTCTCTGTAATTATCTCTCATGTTTGATTAATATTTTCCGTTGCGATGTAAAGTCTTAGTTGTCATGATGGTTAAGAAGTTTTCTTAAGCCTTTGAAGGAGAAAAAGTTAGCATTTTCGTTTCATAAGCAATAATATGGAAAGGAAGATGATATATTGGATCAATTTGTCATGAAGAGATGATGGTTATTGTAGTAAAACTAACGgtccttaatttttctttttatgagttGAAAACGAAAGGTATTTAGTTACAGTTGGATTCAATTTCAATTGGAACTAAACCGTTGAGATTTATGCGGACTTGTGTTACAATTTCAATGGTTTAAGCGAAACCCTAAAACTAATTTTCTCTTAGAGAGTTGACATGCATGTGcattagtttgtttttttaccAACATTTAGAGTTGTCATGCAACCTTAATCATAAGATTGATAAATGACTTGTAAAAGTAAATCTAGGAGAAAGGTATGCATGTGACATGCTAGGAGTCAGGAGAGAGCTAGATACAGCTATCCTTTCTTCATACAGTAAGGCAAGCCTTGGTTGCAGAGCTTTTGGAAGGTTCCTAGCTAACATTTTGCTGACTTTTTACAAACATTTTACACGATCGCTAGGATTTGAAATAATGTGTTTGACATGTCTATGCATTGAAGTTCTTGGATGTATACTTTATAATAGGCATTTATTTTGCAATCTATATATAGAAATAATGTATcacatgaaaatgaaaaaaaaaaaaaaaaaagaaaaagaaaaaagaagaagaagaagatcagttactattttctttaatttgctAGTTAATTAAGTTTGATGATTTATATCGAACTAACAAGGAAATTAAGATTGAGATATGTCCCCATAATCTTGAAAATATTCAAGCAGTGCATGTACAAGgatttacatatatattaatacagtattttttttttctaacttatTGCTTATGATTGTCAGGGAATTAATTAGAAAACGAGCAAATTAAAAGGTGTCGACTATCCATGAACTTGTATagagttattttcattttccaatgTACAGCTAGCttctattgaatttttcattacTTGTATCTTTTAATTTGTAGCTATATGATCGATCTCCACTGCCATTGTGAGCAATTTCTCTATcagaaaaccttttttttttttttcaattgaagtttagcattaaaattactttttggaTCTCCATAAAATGAATACAGTATATGATTTTTCGTTTTTGTGTTAGTGTTGAGACTATAATAAAGATTTTTCTTCCCATAGACGACTAATATGTGGAGGAATTTGTAAGTGTTCTCTTGTAGCATCGTGAATCCGTGATTCCTGAAACATGCATGCttaattgtttgaattttttggtgTTATAACACCGAAAAATGTAGCTAGCTAAGGCTTTTAGACTCAGTTATCacattcattttatattaaCTAATATGGCGTGTTTTAAATTAATgataccttttattttatttttttaaaattaccatgtTAAATACTTAAAACACGATATATCAGTAATCATATGAAATTGGTGTGAAGAATATATCTACAAAAATTGTTTGTTCACAATGTATATGAACCTAGCTAGAATGGTAACAATCTTAGAATATATAGTAAGTGATGAGAAATATTGCAAGGGTAAAGTACTGGAAAAGATTTTCTTAAATCAAAATCGATCAGTGTACTAAATTCTTATTAATTAGCAGTACCATATTGaagataaaatattgaaataggTCCTTGGTTTTTAGTCGATGGAGGGTCTAccaacacccaaaaaaaaaaaaaaaaaagatatttctACCAATAAAACAAATTCTTCCAATTATTCAAAACTTGCCGACAAACTAGCtagctaatgaatttaaaaTGCTATATATGAATCAATTTGGCCTGATCATTAATGTGGATCACGGGTATCAAAAATTTCCTTTCCCCAATCTTTTCTTTATATTGCATTCCATGCTCATGGCATCAATTAAATACTCTATTTTCTCTTGAATTTCAACTAAGACGGGAGGgtttttttcccctttaatATTATggccaaaagaaaaactaagattatgggatttttctttttttaatttaattttatactcaATAATCTCATTGGTGATGATAATATCTCCGAAGTTGTCAACTGTGGAGAGATGTCTTGAATACaaagttaaataaaatatgtcCCGTTTGCAACAGACCAGAATACTTTATTGGTACACCATCTAGAAGGAATTGAAAGGGTTGCATGTCACCGCCCCCcataaccaaaagaaaaaaaagaaaagaaaaaagcaaaggaAAGATCGATTTggccacaatatatatattccttttccTCTAAGAAAGCTCGAATTGatcatctctcttttttcttttttttcttttttgtgatcTTTTAGGGGTGCACGAGGGGTTCCCATATCCATATATTTCAGAGCAGCATGAACATTGTGGGATCGATTAGGTTTAGATCAATCAATAATACGCGCGGTGGATCACCAATCATTGCTTGGGAGACACCTGGGTTATTCAGTTTAGTTTGGAGGTTTCAGAATTTGATATTATGAGGTCCAGCTAGCTCCACgcagacagacagacagacatAATACGCGTTTCTTTGGCAAAAGTTACTTACAAATATATGTACTCACCGACACACCGTTTTTGCCATTAGTTTATTTATACACTACTgtctcacttttttctttttactcaATACTCTTCATAATCCGAcaaagacatatatatatataatatatgtttgttaagtgttttaatttgatgaataatttgataataataataataaggtgTTTAGACGTGAgataattgtgattttttttttttttttatgagtgtAAATTTGTGTTTggattatttattaatgttttatttttagacGAAAACATAAgacaaaacaacaaattaaccTTTGTGTCGGttctagttaaaaaaaaaaatctaaaaattgatTGACACTAAAAGAAAAAGCCCATATTGTTGTTGGTTgaatagactaaattaaaagaaatttcctcCTCTAGGTTTGAAAGAAACCGTGTCCTGCGTCATAGTGTAAGATGGCTGGTCAATTCTCCTAGGCTGTCACCCAGACTCACCCTTATTTGGGTGACAATTAAATCTGTGGTTCAGCTGTCAATGCGTCCAACTTTAGGAgggttaatatattattaactCAACGTGAACCCACCAGGCATTTTTAAAGATATCCAACGTATCTAAGTATTACTCCTAGGTTAAATTGTCTTTGGGTGCTAGATTCCATCCGGCTAGGTTTCTTTATTCGATCGTTTTCTAGTAAACAATAGCGCACTCGATCGTCAATTTCCGCGTCCTACAGAAGATGGTAGTGGAGATAACCTAAAAATcagtttttatttctaaaagatataaaaagaatgtgtttcataaataaataaataaattcttctTAGTTTTTTGACGTAGGAAGCGTGTTGAAAAAGTAATAGTTTAGAAAAGTATAGACAATGAACAATTCGTTATTCAAAAGATCGAATACCCAAAAATGGGAAGAACTCTTTCTAGAAATCTTGTTTTCCAATTAAAACACAATATATTggacaaataaaataaagccaCAGATTgcctttaatttaattaataagctACAAGTCCTAATTAATAAAAGACTTGTagtttaaattcaaataattaatgattcCTAGCTAATCCGACAAGGATTCTCAATTATTACAAATAAAGACTTTTAATTCCTAATATTGACTGAGGAttacaaacaattaaaaacttTAAATACTCCTAATAACATATTATTaggacagaaaaaaaaaatataagaaatatttttgatatattttgcattagttttctaaaaaaaaaatgttaacacaaaaataacacatgttttttttttttttttttgctatttgaACCCAATTTCTATAAAATATGCACGAATAATACTTATTTTCGTAGTTATTAATTCTTAGTTATATGCATTAATTATAGCAAAGACAGTCCAATCAAATCTTAAAATACGGGCTATATATTGAGATCTTCCTGCATTTGACCGCCCGGCAGTATCAGCGCACTAAACTAGGCGAAACAAGTCGGCCCCAACGTAACTGTAGTGGGTGCTCAGCCATAATATAAGGGCCCCGATCTGCCGTTAGCGAAAGGAATGAGTCGGTTTCCTAGTAATCCACTAGTGGACCCCGTGGACCGTGGCTCATGGGAACAGAAATGGGAACAGAGTATAGTTGGGGCCATTAAATTTATTAGACAACTCAAAAAACCGCTGACTTTTCAGATTCTTTGCTGGACGTCAACTATGTATATCGATTTGTCAAAACTTTGGACCGTACATAATACTTTACTGGACCACGCGAAACTCCCACTCCCTTTAATATTTATTGCGTTTTCGATCAGATGGAGATTCGCCCACTGTGACAGGCAAGAAGCCAGAAGCCCCCAAGGGAAACGTGGAATTGACCATTTGCGTTTTATAGACCTCTTCCACCGCaactttttagggtttttgagcGTCCTCTACGAGTCCAAAATCCATGCAATTCTAATGCCAAAGCCTAGCTTCCGATCCGCATGTTGCCAGGGACACAGGGCCAGGccccactatatatatatatatatatatatatatatatatgggctgGCCCATCTCGGGCACAACCCCAAGCCGGCCGCTACACTAACAATGAAACTTATAAGCCGGCTGAATTTTTATCTAATTCAGATCGACCTAAACCTGACTTAGACCAACCAGACCTATTTTAGTTAGGTTAATTGGGcttaaaatttagaagaaacttcactgaagactcCTGAATTTTC
Above is a genomic segment from Corylus avellana chromosome ca9, CavTom2PMs-1.0 containing:
- the LOC132161933 gene encoding trihelix transcription factor GT-3b, which codes for MEGHHHHHHHQQQPQHISVNVDTSDRFPQWSLQETKEFLMIRADLDRNFMETKRNKLLWEIVASKMKEKGFNRSAEQCKCKWKNLVTRYKGCETMEPEAMRQQFPFYNELQGIFSARMQRMLWAEAEGGASGSKKKAGQLSSDDEDDNEESEGEKGGAKKKTKKGKSNNIGSSSGSGNNMNSLKEILDDFLKQQMKMEMQWRDALEVRENERRLKEMEWRQTMEALENERILMEQRWREREEQRRMREEARAEKRDALVTALLNKLRREGN